A region of Pseudomonadota bacterium DNA encodes the following proteins:
- a CDS encoding DUF2182 domain-containing protein translates to MSEASALERLLKRDRTIALAGLALLCALGWLYLLTGAGLGMSAWEMTTLSLFPHLEAADMIPDMPGMGTGGMDMGGAPMTPAPWAFATWALMIAMWWIMMIAMMAPSAAPTILLYARVNRHAVAQGRDKLAPTGAFAAGYLLVWLGFSVAAAALHWGLERAGLVSAMLMGSQSRWLSSAVLIAAGLYQLSPLKHACLSHCRAPASFLACHWRPHVSGALRLGALHGGFCVGCCWMLMALLFVGGVMNLGWIAALAVLVLVEKVLPAGRWVGRAAGAALISWGIATLLV, encoded by the coding sequence ATGTCCGAAGCATCCGCGCTCGAACGCCTGCTCAAACGCGACCGCACGATCGCGCTGGCGGGTCTGGCTCTGTTGTGCGCGCTGGGTTGGCTCTACCTCTTGACGGGCGCAGGGCTCGGCATGAGCGCGTGGGAGATGACCACGCTCTCGCTGTTCCCGCACCTGGAAGCCGCCGACATGATTCCGGACATGCCTGGTATGGGCACAGGCGGCATGGACATGGGCGGCGCGCCGATGACGCCCGCGCCTTGGGCGTTCGCCACATGGGCGCTGATGATCGCGATGTGGTGGATCATGATGATCGCCATGATGGCGCCGAGCGCAGCGCCGACGATTCTGCTCTACGCGCGCGTGAATCGCCACGCCGTCGCGCAGGGTCGGGACAAGCTCGCGCCCACCGGCGCTTTCGCCGCAGGCTATCTGCTGGTCTGGCTGGGCTTCTCGGTCGCCGCCGCCGCGCTGCATTGGGGGCTCGAACGCGCCGGGCTCGTCTCGGCCATGCTGATGGGATCGCAGAGCCGCTGGCTATCGAGCGCCGTCCTGATTGCCGCCGGCCTCTACCAGCTCTCGCCGCTGAAGCACGCGTGCCTGTCGCATTGCCGTGCTCCGGCGTCGTTCCTTGCGTGCCACTGGCGTCCGCACGTTTCAGGCGCGCTCCGGCTCGGCGCGCTGCACGGGGGCTTTTGCGTGGGCTGCTGCTGGATGCTGATGGCGCTCTTGTTTGTCGGTGGGGTGATGAACCTCGGTTGGATCGCTGCGCTCGCCGTGCTGGTGCTGGTCGAGAAGGTGCTGCCGGCGGGCCGATGGGTCGGCCGAGCCGCGGGCGCCGCACTGATCTCTTGGGGGATCGCCACGCTCCTGGTCTGA